Proteins from a genomic interval of Schistocerca piceifrons isolate TAMUIC-IGC-003096 chromosome 3, iqSchPice1.1, whole genome shotgun sequence:
- the LOC124789216 gene encoding proline-rich extensin-like protein EPR1: MGHHRSLAVTDHWLSPITGYHPSLATSHHWLPPITGYHPSLATTHRWLPPIADYHPSLTTTHHWLPPITGYHPSLATTHHWLPPITGYYPSLATTHHWLPPTTGYHPSLATTHRWLPHTNGYHPSLATTHHWLPPITGYHPSLATTHHWLPPITGYHPSLATTHRWLPPITGYHTLMAPPITGYHPSLATTHHWLPPITGYHPSLATTHHWLPPITGYHPPLATTPHWQPPITGYHPSLATTHHWLPPIPGYNPSLATTLHWLPPITGYHPSLATTHHWLPPITGYHPSLATTHHWLPPITGYHPPLATTHHWPPPTTGYHPSLATTHHWLPPITGYHPPLATTHHWLPPITGYHPSLATTHHWLPPIAGYHPSLATTHQWLPPITGCHPSLATTHHWLPPITGYHPSLATTHHWLPPITDYHPPLATTHHWLRPITGCHQSLATTHHWLPRITSYHPSLATTHHWLPPITGYHPSLVTTHHWLPCITGYHLSLVTTHHLLPPITGYHPSLATTHHWLPSITGCDRSLAVTNH; the protein is encoded by the coding sequence ATGGGCCATCACAGATCACTAGCTGTCACCGATCACTGGCTGTCACCGatcactggctaccacccatcCCTGGCTACCTcccatcactggctaccacccatcactggctaccacccatcactggctaccacccatcGCTGGCTACCACCCATCGCTGACTACCACCCATCACTGActaccacccatcactggctaccacccatcactggctaccacccatcactagctaccacccatcactggctaccacccatcactggctactacccatcactggctaccacccatcactggctaccacccaCCACTGGCTACCACCCATCGCTGGCTACCACCCATCGCTGGCTACCACACACTAAtggctaccacccatcactggctaccacccatcactggctaccacccatcactggctaccacccatcactggctaccacccatcactggctaccacccatcactggctaccacccatcactggctaccacccatcgctggctaccacccatcactggctaccacaCACTAATGGCtccacccatcactggctaccacccatcactggctaccacccatcactggctaccacccatcactggctaccacccatcactggctactacccatcactggctaccacccatcactggctaccacccaCCACTGGCTACCACCCCTCACTGGCaaccacccatcactggctaccacccatcactggctaccacccatcactggctaccacccatcCCTGGCTACaacccatcactggctaccacccttcactggctaccacccatcactggctaccacccatcactggctaccacccatcactggctaccacccatcactggctaccacccatcactggctaccacccatcactggctaccacccatcactggctaccacccaccactggctaccacccatcactggcCACCACCCACcactggctaccacccatcactggctaccacccatcactggctaccacccatcactggctaccacccaccactggctaccacccatcactggctaccacccatcactggctaccacccatcactggctaccacccatcactggctaccacccatcgctggctaccacccatcactggctaccacaCACCAAtggctaccacccatcactggctgccacccatcactggctaccacccatcactggctaccacccatcactggctaccacccatcactggctaccacccatcactggctaccacccatcactgACTACCACCCACCACTAGCTACCACCCACCACTGGCTGCGACCGATCACTGGCTGTCACCAATCACTGGCTACtacccatcactggctaccacgCATCACTAgctaccacccatcactggctaccacccatcactggctaccacccatcactggctaccacccatcGCTGGTtaccacccatcactggctaccatGCATCACTGGCTACCACCTATCACTGGTTACCACCCATCACCTgctaccacccatcactggctaccacccatcactggctaccacccaCCACTGGCTACCATCCATCACTGGCTGTGACCGATCACTGGCTGTCACCAATCACTAG
- the LOC124789217 gene encoding extensin-1-like, with amino-acid sequence MHHWLPPITGYHPSPATTHHWLPPITGYHPPLATTHHWLPPITGCDRSLAVTNHWLLPITGYHASLATTHNWLPPITGYHPALTTTHHWLPAITGYHPSLATTHHWLLPIAGYHPSLAITHHWLPPITGYHPSLATTHHWLPPITGYHLSLVTIPPITDYHPSLATTHHWLPPITGYHPPLATTHHWLPPITGYHPSLATTHHWLPPITGYHPSLATTHHWLPPITGYHRSLAITDHWLSLITGYH; translated from the coding sequence atGCATCACTGGCTACCACCTATCACTGGTTACCACCCATCACCTgctaccacccatcactggctaccacccatcactggctaccacccaccactggctaccacccatcactggctaccacccatcactggctGTGACCGGTCACTGGCTGTCACCAATCACTGGCTACtacccatcactggctaccacgCATCACTAGCTACCACACATAactggctaccacccatcactggctaccacccaGCACTCActaccacccatcactggctaccagccatcactggctaccacccatcactggctaccacccatcactggctaTTACCCATCGctggctaccacccatcactggctatcacccatcactggctaccacccatcactggctaccacccatcgctggctaccacccatcactggctaccacccatcactggctaccaccTATCACTGGTTACCATACCACCCATCACTGActaccacccatcactggctaccacccaccactggctaccacccatcactggctaccacccaccactggctaccacccatcactggctaccacccatcactggctaccacccatcactggctaccacccatcactggctaccacccatcactggctaccacccatcactggctaccacccatcactggctaccacccatcactggctaccaccGATCACTGGCTATCACTGATCACTGGCTTTCACTGATCACTGGCTATCATTGA